From the Rhinolophus sinicus isolate RSC01 linkage group LG02, ASM3656204v1, whole genome shotgun sequence genome, one window contains:
- the LTBR gene encoding tumor necrosis factor receptor superfamily member 3 isoform X3 has protein sequence MTQFVPRALKIPTTSTGTISYPARSADPVTTYWASRRLHLALANRKPSATASQECSAPFGTMSVYTASHSRTAHQALKLSSKVKLGRLIATVCPVRQDTSRTPPPQLPDASPIPAVCPLELGLPFLHRCEDQGLVEAKPGTSQSDTSCKSPPEPPEMTGTMLVLAIMLPLVSLLLLTTVLACTWKSHPSLCRKLGSLLKRRPEREESNTPDGSWEPPSINPHFPDLVKPLLPIPGDLPPASAWPPMPSVLEEEMLQQQSPLSQARELEAELPEQGQVAHGTNGIHVTGGSVTVTGNIYIYNGPVLGGARGPGDAPVSPEPPYPIPEEGAPGPPGLSTPYQEDGKAWHLAETETLGCHAP, from the exons ATGACACAGTTTGTGCCACGTGCTCTGAAAATTCCTACAACGAGCACTGGAACCATCTCTTATCCTGCCAGATCTGCCGACCCTGTGACCACA TACTGGGCTTCGAGGAGACTGCACCTTGCACTAGCAAACAGAAAACCCAGTGCCACTGCCAGCCAGGAATGTTCTGCACCCTTTGGGACCATGAGTGTCTACACTGCGAGTCACTCTCGGACTGCCCACCAGGCACTGAAGCTGAGCTCAAAG GTGAAGTTGGGCAGGCTAATAGCAACTGTGTGCCCTGTAAGGCAGGACACTTCCAGAACACCTCCTCCCCAACTGCCCGATGCCAGCCCCATACCAG CTGTGTGCCCTCTTGAATTGGGCCTCCCTTTCCTCCACAGGTGTGAGGACCAGGGCCTGGTGGAGGCAAAGCCAGGCACCAGCCAGTCTGACACCAGCTGCAAAAGTCCACCAGAGCCCCCCGAGATGACAG GAACTATGCTGGTGCTGGCCATCATGCTGCCACTGGTCTCTCTGCTGCTCCTCACCACGGTCCTCGCCTGCACCTGGAAGAGCCACCCCTCTCTCTGCAGAAAGCTGG GATCCCTGCTCAAGAGGCGTCCAGAG CGAGAGGAATCAAATACTCCTGATGGAAGCTGGGAGCCTCCAAGCATCAACCCACATTTTCCTGACCTGGTAAAGCCACTTCTGCCCATCCCTGGAGACCTGCCCCCTGCCTCGGCCTGGCCCCCAATGCCCTCAGTTTTGGAGGAAGAgatgctacaacagcagagtccTCTGAGCCAGGCCAGGGAGCTGGAGGCCGAGCTCCCAGAGCAAGGCCAGGTGGCCCACG GTACCAATGGCATTCATGTCACCGGCGGCTCTGTGACTGTCACTGGCAACATCTATATCTACAACGGGCCAGTGCTGGGGGGAGCACGGGGCCCTGGAGACGCCCCAGTGTCCCCAGAGCCTCCATACCCCATTCCTGAAGAGGGTGCCCCTGGTCCTCCTGGGCTCTCTACACCCTACCAGGAAGATGGCAAAGCTTGGCACCTGGCTGAGACAGAGACACTTGGCTGCCATGCCCCCTAA
- the LTBR gene encoding tumor necrosis factor receptor superfamily member 3 isoform X2, giving the protein MRLPWAASLCSLAWGPLILGLCDLLAAFQPQLVPPYHTDKETCRDQEEEYYESKLKACCSRCPPGTYVLTECSLSHDTVCATCSENSYNEHWNHLLSCQICRPCDHILGFEETAPCTSKQKTQCHCQPGMFCTLWDHECLHCESLSDCPPGTEAELKGEVGQANSNCVPCKAGHFQNTSSPTARCQPHTRCEDQGLVEAKPGTSQSDTSCKSPPEPPEMTGTMLVLAIMLPLVSLLLLTTVLACTWKSHPSLCRKLGSLLKRRPEREESNTPDGSWEPPSINPHFPDLVKPLLPIPGDLPPASAWPPMPSVLEEEMLQQQSPLSQARELEAELPEQGQVAHGTNGIHVTGGSVTVTGNIYIYNGPVLGGARGPGDAPVSPEPPYPIPEEGAPGPPGLSTPYQEDGKAWHLAETETLGCHAP; this is encoded by the exons ATGCGCCTGCCGTGGGCCGCCTCCCTCTGCAGCCTGGCCTGGGGGCCACTCATACTAGGCCTCTGCGATCTCCTGGCAGCATTCCAGCCCCAACTG GTGCCCCCGTACCACACGGATAAGGAAACCTGCCGGGACCAGGAAGAGGAGTACTACGAGTCCAAGCTCAAGGCCTGCTGCTCCCGCTGTCCCCCAG GCACATATGTCTTAACTGAATGCAGCCTCAGCCATGACACAGTTTGTGCCACGTGCTCTGAAAATTCCTACAACGAGCACTGGAACCATCTCTTATCCTGCCAGATCTGCCGACCCTGTGACCACA TACTGGGCTTCGAGGAGACTGCACCTTGCACTAGCAAACAGAAAACCCAGTGCCACTGCCAGCCAGGAATGTTCTGCACCCTTTGGGACCATGAGTGTCTACACTGCGAGTCACTCTCGGACTGCCCACCAGGCACTGAAGCTGAGCTCAAAG GTGAAGTTGGGCAGGCTAATAGCAACTGTGTGCCCTGTAAGGCAGGACACTTCCAGAACACCTCCTCCCCAACTGCCCGATGCCAGCCCCATACCAG GTGTGAGGACCAGGGCCTGGTGGAGGCAAAGCCAGGCACCAGCCAGTCTGACACCAGCTGCAAAAGTCCACCAGAGCCCCCCGAGATGACAG GAACTATGCTGGTGCTGGCCATCATGCTGCCACTGGTCTCTCTGCTGCTCCTCACCACGGTCCTCGCCTGCACCTGGAAGAGCCACCCCTCTCTCTGCAGAAAGCTGG GATCCCTGCTCAAGAGGCGTCCAGAG CGAGAGGAATCAAATACTCCTGATGGAAGCTGGGAGCCTCCAAGCATCAACCCACATTTTCCTGACCTGGTAAAGCCACTTCTGCCCATCCCTGGAGACCTGCCCCCTGCCTCGGCCTGGCCCCCAATGCCCTCAGTTTTGGAGGAAGAgatgctacaacagcagagtccTCTGAGCCAGGCCAGGGAGCTGGAGGCCGAGCTCCCAGAGCAAGGCCAGGTGGCCCACG GTACCAATGGCATTCATGTCACCGGCGGCTCTGTGACTGTCACTGGCAACATCTATATCTACAACGGGCCAGTGCTGGGGGGAGCACGGGGCCCTGGAGACGCCCCAGTGTCCCCAGAGCCTCCATACCCCATTCCTGAAGAGGGTGCCCCTGGTCCTCCTGGGCTCTCTACACCCTACCAGGAAGATGGCAAAGCTTGGCACCTGGCTGAGACAGAGACACTTGGCTGCCATGCCCCCTAA
- the LTBR gene encoding tumor necrosis factor receptor superfamily member 3 isoform X1 — translation MRLPWAASLCSLAWGPLILGLCDLLAAFQPQLVPPYHTDKETCRDQEEEYYESKLKACCSRCPPGTYVLTECSLSHDTVCATCSENSYNEHWNHLLSCQICRPCDHILGFEETAPCTSKQKTQCHCQPGMFCTLWDHECLHCESLSDCPPGTEAELKGQRSLRAEGEVGQANSNCVPCKAGHFQNTSSPTARCQPHTRCEDQGLVEAKPGTSQSDTSCKSPPEPPEMTGTMLVLAIMLPLVSLLLLTTVLACTWKSHPSLCRKLGSLLKRRPEREESNTPDGSWEPPSINPHFPDLVKPLLPIPGDLPPASAWPPMPSVLEEEMLQQQSPLSQARELEAELPEQGQVAHGTNGIHVTGGSVTVTGNIYIYNGPVLGGARGPGDAPVSPEPPYPIPEEGAPGPPGLSTPYQEDGKAWHLAETETLGCHAP, via the exons ATGCGCCTGCCGTGGGCCGCCTCCCTCTGCAGCCTGGCCTGGGGGCCACTCATACTAGGCCTCTGCGATCTCCTGGCAGCATTCCAGCCCCAACTG GTGCCCCCGTACCACACGGATAAGGAAACCTGCCGGGACCAGGAAGAGGAGTACTACGAGTCCAAGCTCAAGGCCTGCTGCTCCCGCTGTCCCCCAG GCACATATGTCTTAACTGAATGCAGCCTCAGCCATGACACAGTTTGTGCCACGTGCTCTGAAAATTCCTACAACGAGCACTGGAACCATCTCTTATCCTGCCAGATCTGCCGACCCTGTGACCACA TACTGGGCTTCGAGGAGACTGCACCTTGCACTAGCAAACAGAAAACCCAGTGCCACTGCCAGCCAGGAATGTTCTGCACCCTTTGGGACCATGAGTGTCTACACTGCGAGTCACTCTCGGACTGCCCACCAGGCACTGAAGCTGAGCTCAAAGGTCAGAGGTCACTAAGGGCAGAAG GTGAAGTTGGGCAGGCTAATAGCAACTGTGTGCCCTGTAAGGCAGGACACTTCCAGAACACCTCCTCCCCAACTGCCCGATGCCAGCCCCATACCAG GTGTGAGGACCAGGGCCTGGTGGAGGCAAAGCCAGGCACCAGCCAGTCTGACACCAGCTGCAAAAGTCCACCAGAGCCCCCCGAGATGACAG GAACTATGCTGGTGCTGGCCATCATGCTGCCACTGGTCTCTCTGCTGCTCCTCACCACGGTCCTCGCCTGCACCTGGAAGAGCCACCCCTCTCTCTGCAGAAAGCTGG GATCCCTGCTCAAGAGGCGTCCAGAG CGAGAGGAATCAAATACTCCTGATGGAAGCTGGGAGCCTCCAAGCATCAACCCACATTTTCCTGACCTGGTAAAGCCACTTCTGCCCATCCCTGGAGACCTGCCCCCTGCCTCGGCCTGGCCCCCAATGCCCTCAGTTTTGGAGGAAGAgatgctacaacagcagagtccTCTGAGCCAGGCCAGGGAGCTGGAGGCCGAGCTCCCAGAGCAAGGCCAGGTGGCCCACG GTACCAATGGCATTCATGTCACCGGCGGCTCTGTGACTGTCACTGGCAACATCTATATCTACAACGGGCCAGTGCTGGGGGGAGCACGGGGCCCTGGAGACGCCCCAGTGTCCCCAGAGCCTCCATACCCCATTCCTGAAGAGGGTGCCCCTGGTCCTCCTGGGCTCTCTACACCCTACCAGGAAGATGGCAAAGCTTGGCACCTGGCTGAGACAGAGACACTTGGCTGCCATGCCCCCTAA
- the SCNN1A gene encoding epithelial sodium channel subunit alpha isoform X2, with protein sequence MKGDKCEEQGRDPKPAAPHQPTEEEEALIEFHRSYRDLFQFFCNNTTIHGAIRLVCSQHNRMKTAFWAVLWLCTFGMMYWQFGLLFEEYFSYPVSLNINLNSDKLVFPAITICTLNPYRYTQIKGELEELDRITEQTLFDLYKYNSSSSLVAHPRGRRDLQETLLHPLQRLRDPALPLRRARSAASSLQDNNPQVNWKDWKIGFKLCNQNKSDCFYQTYSSGVDAVREWYRFHYINILSRLPDTFTSLEEDKLGNFIFNCRFNQVSCNQANYSHFHHPIYGNCYTFNGENSSNLWMSSMPGIDNGLTLTLRTEQNDFIPLLSTVTGARVTVHGQDEPPFMDDGGFNLRPGVETSISMRKEALDRLGGNYGDCTNNGSDIPVKNLYPSKYTQQVCIHSCFQESMVKECGCAYIFYPRPKHVEYCDYKKHDSWGYCYYKLQDAFSSDRLGCFTKCRKPCSVTSYQLSAGYSRWPSVTSQDWVFQMLSLQNNYTIKNKRNGVAKLNIFFKELNYKTNSESPSVTMVTLLSNLGSQWSLWFGSSVLSVVEMAEFIFDLMVITFLMLLRRFRSRYWSPGRGGRGAQEVASTPASSLPSRICPQPSSPTSSPPSPDTSQALTAPPPAYATLAPSSLAGTSSSAFTPREP encoded by the exons ATGAAGGGAGACAAGTGTGAAGAGCAGGGGCGGGACCCCAAGCCCGCGGCCCCGCATCAGCCCACGGAGGAAGAGGAGGCCCTGATTGAGTTCCACCGCTCCTACCGAGACCTCTTCCAGTTCTTCTGCAACAATACCACCATCCACGGCGCCATCCGCCTGGTGTGCTCCCAGCACAACCGCATGAAGACGGCCTTCTGGGCCGTGCTCTGGCTCTGCACCTTCGGCATGATGTACTGGCAGTTTGGCCTGCTGTTTGAAGAGTACTTCAGCTACCCCGTCAGCCTTAACATCAACCTAAACTCCGACAAGCTTGTTTTCCCCGCCATTACCATCTGCACCCTCAATCCCTACAG GTACACCCAAATTAAAGGGGAGCTGGAGGAGCTGGACCGCATCACGGAGCAGACGCTCTTCGACCTGTACAAATACAACTCCTCCAGCTCCCTCGTGGCCCATCCCCGCGGCCGTCGCGATCTCCAGGAGACCCTGTTGCATCCCCTGCAGCGCCTGCGGGACCCGGCGCTGCCTCTCCGCAGAGCCCGCAGCGCGGCCTCCAGCTTGCAGGACAACAACCCCCAAGTGAACTGGAAGGACTGGAAGATCGGCTTCAAGCTG TGCAATCAGAACAAATCCGACTGCTTCTATCAGACATACTCCTCAGGGGTGGATGCAGTGAGGGAGTGGTACCGCTTCCACTACATCAACATTCTGTCGCGGCTGCCGGATACCTTTACGTCCTTGGAGGAAGACAAACTGGGCAACTTCATCTTCAACTGCCGTTTCAACCAGGTCTCCTGCAACCAGGC GAATTACTCTCACTTCCACCACCCCATATATGGGAACTGCTACACCTTCAATGGCGAGAACAGCTCCAACCTCTGGATGTCTTCTATGCCTGGGATCGACAATG GTCTGACCCTGACACTGCGCACAGAGCAGAATGACTTCATCCCGCTGCTGTCCACCGTGACTGGGGCCAGAGTAACTGTGCATGGGCAGGATGAGCCTCCCTTTATGGATGATGGTGGCTTTAACTTGCGACCTGGTGTGGAGACCTCCATCAGCATGAGGAAG GAAGCCCTGGATAGACTTGGGGGCAACTATGGCGACTGCACCAATAACGGCAGCGACATCCCTGTTAAGAACCTTTACCCTTCCAAGTACACGCAGCAG gtGTGTATTCACTCCTGCTTCCAGGAGAGCATGGTCAAGGAGTGTGGCTGTGCCTACATCTTCTATCCGCGGCCCAAGCATGTGGAGTACTGTGACTACAAGAAGCACGATTCCTGGG GCTACTGCTATTATAAGCTCCAGGATGCCTTCTCCTCAGATCGCCTAGGCTGTTTCACCAAGTGCCGGAAGCCATGCAG TGTGACCAGCTACCAGCTCTCTGCCGGCTATTCACGATGGCCCTCAGTGACATCCCAG GACTGGGTCTTCCAGATGCTATCCCTACAGAACAATTATACCATCAAAAACAAGAG AAATGGAGTTGCCAAACTCAACATCTTCTTCAAGGAGCTGAACTACAAAACCAATTCTGAGTCTCCCTCAGTCACA ATGGTCACTCTCCTGTCCAACCTGGGCAGCCAGTGGAGCCTGTGGTTTGGCTCCTCAGTGCTGTCTGTGGTGGAAATGGCCGAGTTCATCTTTGACCTCATGGTCATCACATTCCTCATGCTGCTCCGGAGGTTCCGAAGCCGATACTGGTCTCCAGGCCGAGGGGGCAGAGGTGCCCAAGAAGTGGCCTCCACTCCAGCTTCGTCCCTCCCCTCCCGTATctgcccccaaccctcctcccccacctcatcCCCTCCAAGCCCTGATACTTCCCAGGCCTTGACTGCCCCCCCACCTGCCTATGCCACCCTGGCTCCATCCAGCTTGGCAGGGACCAGCTCCTCTGCCTTCACTCCAAGGGAGCCCTGA
- the SCNN1A gene encoding epithelial sodium channel subunit alpha isoform X1: MAVETKREVLGLKPKGDLIREAEERPLQGSPDPALLALTPAGLMKGDKCEEQGRDPKPAAPHQPTEEEEALIEFHRSYRDLFQFFCNNTTIHGAIRLVCSQHNRMKTAFWAVLWLCTFGMMYWQFGLLFEEYFSYPVSLNINLNSDKLVFPAITICTLNPYRYTQIKGELEELDRITEQTLFDLYKYNSSSSLVAHPRGRRDLQETLLHPLQRLRDPALPLRRARSAASSLQDNNPQVNWKDWKIGFKLCNQNKSDCFYQTYSSGVDAVREWYRFHYINILSRLPDTFTSLEEDKLGNFIFNCRFNQVSCNQANYSHFHHPIYGNCYTFNGENSSNLWMSSMPGIDNGLTLTLRTEQNDFIPLLSTVTGARVTVHGQDEPPFMDDGGFNLRPGVETSISMRKEALDRLGGNYGDCTNNGSDIPVKNLYPSKYTQQVCIHSCFQESMVKECGCAYIFYPRPKHVEYCDYKKHDSWGYCYYKLQDAFSSDRLGCFTKCRKPCSVTSYQLSAGYSRWPSVTSQDWVFQMLSLQNNYTIKNKRNGVAKLNIFFKELNYKTNSESPSVTMVTLLSNLGSQWSLWFGSSVLSVVEMAEFIFDLMVITFLMLLRRFRSRYWSPGRGGRGAQEVASTPASSLPSRICPQPSSPTSSPPSPDTSQALTAPPPAYATLAPSSLAGTSSSAFTPREP, translated from the exons ATGGCTGTGGAAACAAAAAGGGAGGTGCTGGGACTGAAACCAAAAGGTGACCTTATCAGGGAAGCCGAGGAGAGGCCACTCCAGGGGAGCCCAGATCCAGCTCTTCTGGCCCTGACTCCAGCAG GGCTCATGAAGGGAGACAAGTGTGAAGAGCAGGGGCGGGACCCCAAGCCCGCGGCCCCGCATCAGCCCACGGAGGAAGAGGAGGCCCTGATTGAGTTCCACCGCTCCTACCGAGACCTCTTCCAGTTCTTCTGCAACAATACCACCATCCACGGCGCCATCCGCCTGGTGTGCTCCCAGCACAACCGCATGAAGACGGCCTTCTGGGCCGTGCTCTGGCTCTGCACCTTCGGCATGATGTACTGGCAGTTTGGCCTGCTGTTTGAAGAGTACTTCAGCTACCCCGTCAGCCTTAACATCAACCTAAACTCCGACAAGCTTGTTTTCCCCGCCATTACCATCTGCACCCTCAATCCCTACAG GTACACCCAAATTAAAGGGGAGCTGGAGGAGCTGGACCGCATCACGGAGCAGACGCTCTTCGACCTGTACAAATACAACTCCTCCAGCTCCCTCGTGGCCCATCCCCGCGGCCGTCGCGATCTCCAGGAGACCCTGTTGCATCCCCTGCAGCGCCTGCGGGACCCGGCGCTGCCTCTCCGCAGAGCCCGCAGCGCGGCCTCCAGCTTGCAGGACAACAACCCCCAAGTGAACTGGAAGGACTGGAAGATCGGCTTCAAGCTG TGCAATCAGAACAAATCCGACTGCTTCTATCAGACATACTCCTCAGGGGTGGATGCAGTGAGGGAGTGGTACCGCTTCCACTACATCAACATTCTGTCGCGGCTGCCGGATACCTTTACGTCCTTGGAGGAAGACAAACTGGGCAACTTCATCTTCAACTGCCGTTTCAACCAGGTCTCCTGCAACCAGGC GAATTACTCTCACTTCCACCACCCCATATATGGGAACTGCTACACCTTCAATGGCGAGAACAGCTCCAACCTCTGGATGTCTTCTATGCCTGGGATCGACAATG GTCTGACCCTGACACTGCGCACAGAGCAGAATGACTTCATCCCGCTGCTGTCCACCGTGACTGGGGCCAGAGTAACTGTGCATGGGCAGGATGAGCCTCCCTTTATGGATGATGGTGGCTTTAACTTGCGACCTGGTGTGGAGACCTCCATCAGCATGAGGAAG GAAGCCCTGGATAGACTTGGGGGCAACTATGGCGACTGCACCAATAACGGCAGCGACATCCCTGTTAAGAACCTTTACCCTTCCAAGTACACGCAGCAG gtGTGTATTCACTCCTGCTTCCAGGAGAGCATGGTCAAGGAGTGTGGCTGTGCCTACATCTTCTATCCGCGGCCCAAGCATGTGGAGTACTGTGACTACAAGAAGCACGATTCCTGGG GCTACTGCTATTATAAGCTCCAGGATGCCTTCTCCTCAGATCGCCTAGGCTGTTTCACCAAGTGCCGGAAGCCATGCAG TGTGACCAGCTACCAGCTCTCTGCCGGCTATTCACGATGGCCCTCAGTGACATCCCAG GACTGGGTCTTCCAGATGCTATCCCTACAGAACAATTATACCATCAAAAACAAGAG AAATGGAGTTGCCAAACTCAACATCTTCTTCAAGGAGCTGAACTACAAAACCAATTCTGAGTCTCCCTCAGTCACA ATGGTCACTCTCCTGTCCAACCTGGGCAGCCAGTGGAGCCTGTGGTTTGGCTCCTCAGTGCTGTCTGTGGTGGAAATGGCCGAGTTCATCTTTGACCTCATGGTCATCACATTCCTCATGCTGCTCCGGAGGTTCCGAAGCCGATACTGGTCTCCAGGCCGAGGGGGCAGAGGTGCCCAAGAAGTGGCCTCCACTCCAGCTTCGTCCCTCCCCTCCCGTATctgcccccaaccctcctcccccacctcatcCCCTCCAAGCCCTGATACTTCCCAGGCCTTGACTGCCCCCCCACCTGCCTATGCCACCCTGGCTCCATCCAGCTTGGCAGGGACCAGCTCCTCTGCCTTCACTCCAAGGGAGCCCTGA